AAATATTGATCTAATTTTGAAGAGTGGTACAACAATTTAGTTTTGGACGGATAAGTGGGTGGGAAACTACACTCTTGAAGACAGGTTTCCAACGTTATTCAAACGGTCTAATAATAAGCTTTCTTCTATAAAGGATATGATTTCTCAACACGGTGTATGGAATTTCAATTTCAAGAGAGATTTAAATGAAACAGAAATAGGAGAGATGGCTATTATGATTCAGTTACTTGAAGAATTTGCTATGATGTTGCATAATAATGAGAAGGAGGATGACAGGAAATACAAGTTTGCACCTGATTTCACTGTCGCCAGCTGCTACTCCTCTTTAGAAGTGGATGGATTTTTGGCTTTTCCTCATAAACAAATATGGAACCCAAAAATTCCATTAAAAGTGTCTTTTCTGGCTTGGACTTTGTTTCACGATGGAGCACCTTCTTTGGAGTTTCTACAGCGAGTTGGTAAGGTTAACTCGAGTACTTGTTTACTTTGTAATACGGAGCAGGAAACACAAAGTCATTTGTTCTTACATTGCTCAGAAACAAGAAAGGTATGGCACTATTTTCTGGATAGTTTTGGAGTGAAATGGGTGTTTTCTGAGAACGTTAAATCAAATTTGTGGGAATGGAAGGCTAAGAAGAATAGAAGTATGATAAAGAAAATCTGGAGCATCCTACCTTTTGCAATTTGGTGGACGATCTGGAGAGAGCGGAACTACAGGGTGTTTAACAACAAAAGGCGGTATTTAGGTCAGTTGATTGTGACTGTCAAATATACTCAGTTTAATTGGTCTTTGCATACTAAAATTTTTGAAGGCTACTCATTGAGTACGCTAATTTGTAATTGGGAAGCTGTGATTGGCAACAACTGAAATTTTTGTACCTCCTAACATTCATTATTTTGATGAGTGTTATCTTTTCAATTTAATTTGCCCTTTTCctgtcaaaaaaaaatattcgtcATCCTTACTTTACTACTCCTTTCCCATCTATCAATGCATTTGATGGAGAAAATCCTTCATTGGCTGAACTAGCACCAAGGAAGGAAATTTTGGAAAGGAACATAAATCGATTGAAGGGAGCAATTGATAATTTGTTTAACTGCATGGTGGATCTGACAAGAATCTTAGGGGCTCAAGTCGTGGAATGCTCGTCTCTTGACACCACTGACGCTAGCCCTCTAGTCAACATCTTCATCACTTATGAAAAGCCGGTAGACCAGGAAGttacacatttgatcgaaaatttatgtgaactcctacacttcACCAGAGATCAGTGTACGAACACATTTGTTGcgctcaaccaaatatcatccgATGTGCATCTAACTCCATCGCCTCTAGCCGTTGAAGAAGTATCCATGGTGTCTGAACATTCGATCAACAATATCACATTCGGAGAAAAAGACCACATGGCAGATGAAGGGCATAATCGAGCCTTGTACATGACCGGTTTTATCAAGAACTCTGAATTCAGGAGAGCTCTCGTTGATACAGGcgcttctacaaatattattcctatgaagactctcaaggaggccaaGATCCCACATAATAAAATTGTTCGTCATCCCATTTTGATGACAGGTTTTGAAGGAAATCATAGCCATACATACGGATATGCATATGTATACCTGAAGGTAGGTTCTATCCAACCAAAGGTCAAGTTTCATGTAATTGAGCAAGAACCGATAATCAGACGACCCTggatccatgataacaaggtggtcccctcgacgtaccatcaatgcatgaaggctctaaTCAACAACAAGATTGTTCGCATTGtgtcttcatcatctccttatgatcCCGTATATGATGCtgaattccttgaatctcaaaaaagcATCCtcgaacctccaagcaagatctaCAGTACTTCACTCCTAAGATGGAAGTCCATTGAAGAAGTTGctgacaaaccatcatcctcaGGTGCTAAATCGATCAAGTCACATGCTACACCGATTAAGCGCCGTAAGGATCAGGTCTCAACTCCAGGATCTAATTTCATAGCCAGTCATGATGCAGAGGGGAGGATCATTTACTGCTgacgcaaagattagcaattaacaggggagaacaatgaaaagtctccccgccccgaagaatcatgtcagagtgaaCAGTCACTCGACGAAGAGAttcaagatgctccacgacaattgcaagacggcactgattccactattgatgatctcgaaacaatcaacatcgggacggaggaTGATCCAAGCCAATTTTAATTAGTTCCACATTGTCACCAGAGGAACGGACGGAACTGATAAGTCTGTTAAAAGAGTATCAGGGTATCTTTGCTTGGACAtacgaagaaatgcctggtctagacgacaaattagtcactcatctgcacatcactcctggatccaaagctgtcaaacaaccacctAGGCAGTTCAggcacgaagtcgaggagcaaatcaaagtcgagattcagaaactactagcagcaggattcatcaaacccattcaacatccaacatggatgGAGAATGTTGTTccagtcaagaagaaaaatggtcaaataagATGTTGCgttgattttagggatctgaataaatgttgtccgaaggatgattttcccttacccaacattgatatgtttGTCAATGCAACCAGCGATCACAGTatattctcattcatggatggttataatggatataaccaaatcaagatgtacgaacatgatgctaacaagaccgCGTTCCGGACTCCCATCGGAAACTTTCACTACACGGTAATGCCTTTAGGCCTGAAGAATGTAGGAGCCACTTATCAAAGAGCCATGATTGCaatattccatgacatgatgcacaagcaagtggaagactatgttgatgatgtggtggtgaagtcgaagactcgagcatcctacctggaagttctgagacaagtttttgaaagatgcatagaatacaaattaaatattaatcctctgaagtgtgcttttggtgtttcttccggaaagtttctaggattcctggtcactgcagaaggaatcaaggtcgatccagacaagacgaaagacattactaccatgcctcctatacgcactgtgaaagaactcTAGAGTTTTACGGGCAAGGTGAATTATATTCGGCGCTTCATTCCTCGATTGGCTCAACCCATTACTTCGTTCAGCCCTCGGcaaaagaaaggagcaagttttacatggacaaccgtccaacaagaagcattccagaaaatacagcagataCTATTATCACCCGCTGTCATGCAATATCCGGTGCAAGGACGACCACtaatactttacacagcttccagtgaCGTCGTTATTGGAGCGCTTcttgctcaagaagacgaagaaggtatCGAACGTCCGATCTATTACTTCAGCCGTACGATGAGagacgctcaactccgatacccaaaagcCGAAAGAGCATGTCTAGCATAGGTGCATGCAATCCAGAAATTCAGACACTATTTGCTATCCAACAGAGTCGTGCTCGTTTCCAAAGCTGACCCTGTAAATTTTTTACTATCAAATCCAGTCTTGATAAGAAGACCGGCAAATTGGCTACTTCAAATGTCAGAGTTTGACATAGCCTGTTACCGCTAAGGAAATCAAAGGAAAAGCATTTGCAGACTgttgcagacttgctcgctgctttttcAGGAGAAGATGCAACAATGTTACATGAAGATGTGCCAGGTGAGTTTCCagaggttttagttgtcaaagAAGAGACATGGTTTTTATACTTTGACGGATCCGCCACCCCTAGCAACGACATTGGAGGAGCGAGCGTAATACTAGTATGTATCTCCATCTTGCGAAGTCTTCTCACACtctttcaagttggatttccactgcaccaacaattcagcagaatatgaagctttcttactaggtttgtccttggccaagcaagcaggagcaactcaccttgagataaggggagattcaaaactactggtcaatcaaatgaatggagcgtactctctcaaagaaatcacacttgcccCATTCAGAACTGAAGCGCGGCGGCTATTAACTCATTTTGCTGATGCAACGATTGTCCATACGTGACGAACTAACAACATACATGCTGACTGCCTAGGCGACTCTCTCTTCCaagatgcaattcgaaggagcagagaaaacaaTCATGGTACAGAGGCGTGTTGTGTCATCTACCTAGCTTGCTCAAGTTGAAGACATTCaagcaaacgattggcgagcgcctattattcatgaattgagcatttCTCTTTCAGAAGGGAAAGCTAGCCTCAaggaattaaagaattatttcCTGCTTCATGGAGCGTTATACTATTGAAATCCTGATGGGTCTTTATCACGATGCCTCGAAAACGACGAAGCGAACGagcaactcaaacgcatacatgaagaaatctgcggacagacgttggtagtaacactttacagaaagcttcaaaggatgggataTTATTAGCCTTCCATGGAGGCTCAGTAAAGAATTCTGCAAAGATCTTTCTCCCAGTTgtcaaacacctcctcatcaatTAGAGATTTTGACAgtccatcacactggggacttgaaggaaccttacatcaagtacctCCGGGACAATGACTTGCCGttggaaaagaaagaaacaatcaaactcattcaaagagctaaaagatttgtctttcttgatggaatcttataccgcaaaagctttggtgggaacttGCTGAGATGCTTCGCTGAACATGAAATCCCAATAATTTTGAAACAAATGCACGAGGGAGAGCATCAAGGAAGgaggaaattatttctccaaattcatgagaaatattattggcccaCCATGGAAGACGACGCAGCTGCACATGTTCAGaagtgtcatcaatgccaagtccatggtaatctcattcacactccttgtctcccattaaaTTATATGAATATTCCATGGCctttttatagctggggactggatatcatcggaaaaatcaatcctgcatcttcgaagcagcatgaGTACATCATCAGCACAaccgagtatttcaccaaatgggttgaatctATTCTtgttcgaagcaccactggagtcacgattgcggccttcatcaaagaatatataatatgcagattcggtgttcctaaacacattgtcaccgataatggaactccttttgctAACAAGCATGTGATGGAATTGCTCGAGGAAGACggcatcaaacaagttttctccacaccatattatccccaaggaaacggacaagcagagagcaccaacaaaacttctgaattctcagccgaacaattcatgataatcctcgaacgtggcatgaacaattgcttatggctttatgggcctatcgaactgCACCAGGGAGCTCGATCGGAACTTCATCATACTCTCTCATCTATAGATCTGATGCCATACTCCCaacagaaatcaaaattccttcagcaaggattgcaataGCCAGTGGAGTtcaatgggatgaagccgaagtGTCCAACTCAAGAATCACTGAATTGGACATGCTTGAGTCAAGGAGGTCTaaggtagaaaaatacgtggaagcatacaaacaaaggatctccagagcttacaacaaaatggtaagaccccgAACATTCGAAGTAGAAGATTTGGTATTAAAaacagcaaagcacattcaacaagatatgtctgctcccaagttctctccgaaatagGAAGGACCATATGTAGTCATCAAGGAGGTAACCAgtggatattacaaaatcttagctATTGATGGAGGAGTAGAAGGAAATCTAATCAACGGTAAATGGC
This genomic stretch from Papaver somniferum cultivar HN1 chromosome 5, ASM357369v1, whole genome shotgun sequence harbors:
- the LOC113279249 gene encoding uncharacterized protein LOC113279249, which produces MAIMIQLLEEFAMMLHNNEKEDDRKYKFAPDFTVASCYSSLEVDGFLAFPHKQIWNPKIPLKVSFLAWTLFHDGAPSLEFLQRVGKVNSSTCLLCNTEQETQSHLFLHCSETRKVWHYFLDSFGVKWVFSENVKSNLWEWKAKKNRSMIKKIWSILPFAIWWTIWRERNYRVFNNKRRYLGQLIVTVKYTQFNWSLHTKIFEGYSLSTLICNWEAVIGNN